The genomic stretch TGTTTGCCAATTAGAAACCTTGAAGGTAGCCCTCTGTCGACATCAGCCAATGGTGTGAGTTTAGGGACGGAACAAAAAGGCAAATATAGGGGAGTGTTGACCTGTTTGGAAACAATCatcaaattcaaatttttaatgacagaaatcacATGCAAAAGCTTTAAACGCTAGATATGTTTGCTTGCGGATGAAATGTGATTCCTGCTTTTCTGTAATGGTTTAATGTTAGAGTGTTGGCAGGGGGTGGAGGGATTGAGTCTCACTCTCTGTTTAACAAATGAGCTGTGAATTCTCCGACTCATCCTGACTGAAAATAGAGGTGTTGTGACATGCCATTATGAATGAGAAGACGAAAAAGAGAGACAGTGGCAGgctttctttgtttatttacatatgTGTGATGAACGTGTGTTTTGAACATGTTTATATTCTcgtctgtgtttacattaacgtttctttatgtatattttacatttaaaggattTTGGGTAACTGATTTGTTTCACAGTTTACAAAATCTGCAAACACTTGCAAAGTACTGTAAACATCCAAACAAACTTATTGCTGACATAGTTCTTCCAAAATCATACAGCAAACATTTGAACTacttcagttcagaactacaaaaaaaaataagtgtTGCTGGGCATGGACATATTTGTGATCAGGTGTGTGTTGCCTTTGCCCTACATGAAGTATTTTTGACCTTCTCTTTTGTAAGATGAACGACAGGGCAAACAGACAGCTGAACAAGTGATGCACAGACTAGAAGAGGAATGCATGTCACATTCCAGTTCCTTGTGCATGAGTGAGGGAGAAAGAAAGtaagtgagaaagagagagagagagaagcagggAACAGTGCATAGAAACAGTCTAAAAGAAGGCACATTCCTGTCTTTGTTTTTCAATAGCAGATTTAAACTCTCACACACTAATATCATCACATACTTGAAATGGCGATTTTGAAGAATGGCTTTGAACAACTTCAAAGGTTTTAGCTTCTCTGTTTTAAGGTCTGTATGCTCAGTCCATAAGGCCATTTTAATATGAGTTTGTAATGTAAAGATTAGATCTAATGGCTGGTTATACGGTCATGCAAGTATAATAGGCAGCTTTCAGAATgtttacagaaaaaataaaatgtttctggAATATAGTCTAAGAAAATCCactatttttttgtcatattttaatgTTCATTAATTAAATAACAATATGTAATGAACAGCATTAGGTAGCTTTTCATGTACAGTGCGAACATTTACAAAGGGAACACACATAGCAGGCGGTGGGacgtataaaaaaaaaagaataaattacCCCAAGCAGCATCATCTATTAGGAAAAAGACAAGCATTGACAAAATTTTTTGATAATAGGTTCAAATATACATAAGTGCTTcaacatacaaaaatacattgtaTTTATAATCAGAGCTCAAAGACACTTCATATttgatttgcatgttttcttagTGGGGAGGAAATTGGATTTTGGAGAGCAGCCAGTGGCCTTTGTCCTAAACAACAACGTCAAGAATTCCACTGAACTGACAGACAGTGCAAATGATCTTTAAGACTCAGTACAATAGATCATGTTGGCATAACATGAAGTTTTAGCTTGTCATAAGAAACATTTggacaaatataattttactaTTGGTACACATAGGTACAATCCACTTAAAACAGTGTTGCTGAGCAATTCCGACTCATTCTATATCTTTTGCTTAACTGTATTGACTTGCAGCACTGAAGCGACGAACACCCATTGTTAAGATTCCTAGAGTCCAACACTGAAGTGGAGGACACAGAACAAACCCTCATTTCACCAGTTTTCACCCCCTGAGATGATCCAAATCAAATGTTCACgtaatgattcatgtaattCTTTTCTACATTGAGTACCTTCACATAATGTTTTTGAGGAATATAATCTGGATTGCCAAAGTTCCATGTTTTGAACTCTTAACTGTCAAAAAAGCATTCTGGGAATGTGCATGAAATTGGTTTGGCAACTTTTTCAGTTTGGCATTCACTTACTtgtaaatgtgaatttaaatgATTCCTATCATAGGCCActacaaatacattaacatttacaCTGTCATGTAAACAAACGTAGAAAGTTAACCTATCACCTTATCTGAACTAAtgctccaaaaaaaaacaaaaaaaacaatcttaatatttcaaatatctaAAACACGATGATTGAATTTTAAACTCTCCTCAAAATCATGACTTGATATATGCTGCGTAGTAGAGGAGCACATTGAGAAATATCAGATTTTGATCTCTCTTCCACTTTTTGGAATTAAACCAAATGCATTATTGCATATctcttacagtttttttttttctcccagacTTCACAAATGTTTAGGATTtacacaaaataaaacacattttgcacttaaTGTTGATCCACCAAACATTGTTGCATCAGTATGGCCTTATTTTGCTGCATTACACtcaaaatacactgtaaaaagtgcaTTATTGACATTCTGGGTTTTAAAATTCAGACGTCTGTTGAGGTGGATTTGATTGGAATAtctcatttaaatatatttctgattaaaCAGGAAACAACAgcatgtttacaactgtgagcCAAAGCTGCTCTTAGAGAGATGCAGCTGGCACCCTTCATTCATTCCCCATTCAGCtgtttttaaagatgaaaattttcaatgaattaatgcattaagcatATCTGGCATCAATTAAtattgtatcttttttttttttttttttaagaaaacgaTCTGGTTTGGGTAAATGTAAGACTTGGCCTTAGCACAGTGTGAAGGAAAAATGCTTACCCAGAGTGCCTTTCACTGCTGTTATTTTGGGACATCTACAGCGCTCTCATTCAATTCCAACTGAATGAGATCCATCAATACTTCAGACTAGAGCCAAAAACACCATTGGAGAAAAATGAAAGTGTGAGGGAAGATGGAAAGaggctgagaaagagagagtgagtgtgcgTGAgctaaagaaagagagagagagagagagagagagagagaatgatgaCATGAAAAAGAGTCACTGAATTTATGAGGGACAATGTGGGCGGTGAGAGCAGGAAAGAAAACTAACTAAAAGTAAAGAGACCGAGAGTGTAAAAGGTAAGAAAGTACAGGGACACTACAGCGAGACATTTGGATTTGCCTCTAGTGCAAACTCTTTGATAAAAACACCTAATAAAACAATCTAAAATCTACCTTGTAGCGAGACTTCAGTTTAAAAATGTCTCCATTTCCCCTCTCCTGTCACCTGGCCGAGACGAGTTTTAGCTTACTGTCTGGACTAGATTGCTATCAGATAATCCCATGGGCTGCTCTACGCTAAGGCGTCACCATAGAGACAACATGCAGAGAAAGCTTTGGAGGAATATAATCATCAAACTTGATACAGTGCCAGTGGGCGGAGCCACAACTGTCAAACAGGAACATGAAGGAGTAGAGGCTGAAGCAGTGCACAGGAAGGCGAGCAGTCCTGTCAGTCATGGAGCTTTGTGTTGTTGTCTTTCAACGGAGGCACAATCATTCAGTTATTCTGCTTTTTGTTCATCTCTTGACATCAGTCTGCATGAGATTTCCACAaagttgcaagtgctgtttaacCAAAGTCAATCCTTGGACGGTATTCAAGAACCATGGGATAAGCCTGGGGtgaaaacgaaagtaaagaATTACTTCACATTTTCTGATGCAAGCACCGTATCATATCCATTATATCATTATAGTTCTCTCCTATTTTCTTGTGGTGTAAAAGGCAAGGACAGCCACAAACCTAGGGGCATCAATGTGTCCTCTGATTTCGTACCAACCTCtagtctttgtgtgtgtgtaactggAGAAATATGACTCATAGATCTGTCAGTAGCTGTgagcaggttttttttttttttttgctcctgCCCCCCACAATCACCACCAACTCAGAGACAGCTGTTCACACTTCTCATGAGCACACATCAACATTTTCAGGGTCAAACCAACTTTTCAATAATTTACCTGTCAAAGTTTCTAGTTTCTAGTCAAAGGGTTTTCAAATGTCTTAATGCCAAAGATAATATGATGATCCCCCAtcctaaaatataaaagcagctatatattttcatttataaacaCCTATTTATACTgtgtgagaatttttttttaagtgtgatACTATAAAGACGTGTTCGCAAAATTAAATAATGAGCTTTTTTATTTGTGATTATAATAAAGGATATTGTTAAAGTCATAATGAAACAAAAGCAGTGACAGATTTCTTTTATTccatattgtgacgtatatccaagtgaaacaggtaatcgaaaaagtaaaaaatataggGTGGGTCTTGGTTCTATCCATCCGTTGTTGATTCGATGGAGGCAGATCTAAATAACAGATCTAAATGATGGAGGCAGGACTAAATGAGAggattaaaaattacaaaaaaaaattaaacatgcatggatgaataatttacaataaactcgataacatgcatttagaggATAGAATTTCCATTTCAAGTTTTATACTGACTTTAAAATGATCAgactgtaaatgtaaaaatctgtATCTTAAGCGCACATTAACTTTGACAGacgtaaaaataaattaaaaggtaatgttgcaaacacacacaaacacatatacacacataaattTGCTTTTCAATAATGGTGGTGACTTTCCAATGACTTCTGTTGTTTTTATACTGAGGTAATGATATTTTTCATCCCTGAACCCTGAAGACAATATTAAGCATGTTTATAAAGCCATTTTTCTCCTGGGGATGGTAGGCTGGTCCATAAAAGTAAGTAATTCAGGTTTTACTATCCTTGGGGGACATTCGGTCCAAACTATGTTGGTAAAATTTGacccacacacatacacacttacGCTGTCACCCTGAAGTCTCCAGCGAGTGCGGTAGATGAATTCCAGGGTGTGGTCTTTGCCCATGATCTCTCCGTTACACAAAACGTCGAGCTGTAAGAAACATGTTTTACTGAGCTTTATGACATCAAATAATAGGCACATTAAGAGTATGTGCCCGTGTTGACAACTCAATGAGACCTCAGTATTTTACCTCATAAGAGCTTGGCAGCTTCAATTTTACACAGAGGAACTTCTTAATGGTTCCCACTGTGACACGGGTGGAGCAACGGATGAATTTCTTCATTAAACCCTGTTTCAGAAATACAAGGGGTGcaaattataaacatgctcacacacatacacaaacatacatcCCAACATATACACACAATATATTAAACTATACTGACTCACCTTAACTATGCTTTCtcctgattggccattgttaCGTAGACAGTCCAGACAAACAGCGATCTGAGGATCGCTTCTGTGGTAGTCTCCACCTTTcccatcatcatcctcatcatcactTAGGCGAGCTTTCTTAGCCCTAGGGCCATCTAGAAAACAAAGGAAATCTGATCTTTAACCTTAAAGTAATTCACTGTATGTAGTACATGTAACTGTGTGTATGAGGGGTTGTGTATGGAATAGCTCATTTTTACCTTCTCCATTtgctttgattttattttttctccaaaacTCACTTTCCTGTTGTTCCTCCTCTAGTAAATAAACACAATCATTTAAAGAAAGTACATTAAGAAGCAATTTACAGATATAGAAACTCTTACCAACCAAAGCACAACTACATAACCTACAGAGTGCATCTCTGAAGTGCATTATAGAGTATATCTCTATATATCTTACTCTCTCTAAGTCCAGGCACCAGCTTGAAGATGATCTCCTCCAGGGTCTTATCTAGCCTGCAAAAAAGTGAAGCCAAGATACCATATAAAACACAGAGGACTTGTGTGTGTACTTATTCTGTGCATGTGAGAAATGAGTGCGGATGAGTTTGGTTACCTCAGCATCTCTAAAGGGTTGGTTTCATGGACCTGTATCCCACATTCTGGACACTCATTACTCTCCTCAAAGTGCTGAACGATACAACTCTTACAAACTGGAGGAGAGTGGAATAAGAAGAAAAGGAAGAACAGAAGAGGAACACGAGAATGAGAGGATCAGGACGAAGTActctaaaaccataaaaaagtttttgaagcttgaaaaatTTAAGCTCACTtgtgttaaaattattattgttaaaaaacGTCTTTTACCCTATTTAGAACAAAATGTATCTGATAAAAACAATGAGTGTCTT from Megalobrama amblycephala isolate DHTTF-2021 linkage group LG5, ASM1881202v1, whole genome shotgun sequence encodes the following:
- the pcgf5a gene encoding polycomb group RING finger protein 5-A isoform X2, with the translated sequence MATHRKHLVRDFNRHITCSICHGYLIKPTAVTECLHTFCKSCIVQHFEESNECPECGIQVHETNPLEMLRLDKTLEEIIFKLVPGLREKEEQQESEFWRKNKIKANGEDGPRAKKARLSDDEDDDGKGGDYHRSDPQIAVCLDCLRNNGQSGESIVKGLMKKFIRCSTRVTVGTIKKFLCVKLKLPSSYELDVLCNGEIMGKDHTLEFIYRTRWRLQGDSAYPMVLEYRPRIDFG
- the pcgf5a gene encoding polycomb group RING finger protein 5-A isoform X1 codes for the protein MATHRKHLVRDFNRHITCSICHGYLIKPTAVTECLHTFCKSCIVQHFEESNECPECGIQVHETNPLEMLRLDKTLEEIIFKLVPGLREKEEQQESEFWRKNKIKANGEDGPRAKKARLSDDEDDDGKGGDYHRSDPQIAVCLDCLRNNGQSGESIVKGLMKKFIRCSTRVTVGTIKKFLCVKLKLPSSYELDVLCNGEIMGKDHTLEFIYRTRWRLQGDSSCLHHLDLLFRSASIESTTDG